The Aeoliella mucimassa genome includes the window AGCTAATCGGCAATTCGCCAGCGGGCCTGGAACATCCACACGATCAGCACCAGCAGGGCCAGGTTGTATAGCACGGTCGCGCCGACATAGGCGTAGAAGAGGTCGAGGTCGGCCCACACGGCCGCGACTTCCTGGGCGTCGAGCATGTCTTGCTCGAACTCCAGCGGCAATGCAAACGCCGCGGCGAACGGGCTGGCCGCGCTGGTCAGCCGCACGACTTGGGCCCCCTCGGTGCCGGCAAAGAACGTGTCGGAAAAATAGCGGGCAGCGAGCGGGGCGATGAACAGCGTGATCAGCACGATGTAGCTGGCCATCAAGCTCTGCGAAGTCTTGGAAAACACCGTGGAGCAAAACAGCGCGGTCAGCGCGGTCGTGATGCAACTCAAGGCGAAAATCAAAAAGTACCCGGCCATCGTGCCGAGGTTTTCCCAGTAACCGACCGGCATTAAGCAAGCCAGCAGCACCGGCCACATCAGAAAGCAGGTCAGCACGCTCGACACCCGCAGGCCGGAGAGCAATTTACCCCACAGCATTTGCCAGGGGGTGATCAAGGTCACCAACAGCAGGTCGAGCGTTTCGCGCTCGCGTTCGTTGCACACGCTGCCGGCCGAGAAGACCGGCCCGACCAGCACGTTGAACAACAACACGTAACAAATGTACCAAGGAGCATAACGCGGAAAAATGTACAAGCAAACCGCCATGATCGGCAGCGCCAGGAACATCGAAATCTGAATCACCAGCCGTAGCATGAGGGTGCCTTGGCTGAAGATCTCGCTGCGCATTTCCTTGTCGTAGATCGGGTTCATCCCATCTTCGAGCAGCGTGGTTCGCTTGGGAGGAGCAAACAGCCGATCGGGGAACTCGTCGCGCTTGATGTAGAGGCCCACCGACTCGCGAGCTTCGTTGTCGAGGTCGACCACGTCCTTGCCGCCGGAGCCGAAGTCGGCCGGGTACATCAAACGACGTTGCGTAGCAAACCAGAACACCGAGGAGAGCAACAAGCAAATGGCCGGCGCGAAGACGATGCCGAACATCAAGCGAGCCGAGCCGAGGGTGCCGAGCGAGTTCCAAATCAACACGCCGACCAGTGCCAGCGGAAGGATCATCAAATAACTCACCAGCAGCGACGCCGAAGTGCGACTGAAGAAGCTACTCGCCCACAAACAAATCGTACCCGACAGAACCACCGACGAAATCATGGCCATGTAGGCCGAGAACACCTCGTAAGGCGAAACCCCACCAAGCGGCAAGCAGAGCATCACGATCGGCAACGAGCAAAGCATCAGGATAGCGAGATGGCAGAGCGAAGCAAGCAACTTACCCAGCACGATCGCACTCGGCTTCAGCGGGCTGGCGAGCAGCATCTCGTAGCTCTGCCGTTCCTTCTCGCCGGTGATGGCTCCCGCAGCAAAGCTGGGAGTCATCAGCGAAGCGATGATGTACTGCCCGAAGAAGAACAGATTGACCAACCGCTTGGCCTCTTCAGGTTGAGCAAAATCCAACACCGCCGACTGCGGCCAAGCCAGATAAACCACCCCACCCAACAAAGCCACGTAAGCAAACAACAACACAAACGCCCGAAACAATCGCAGATTGCTCAGGAGCTCGTACTGGAGGACAGGATTTTGAGTGAGGTACATAACGAAGTCAGTTGGAGGTTGGACGTTGGGCGTTTGGAGTTATTCGTTGGCAGATCCAGAGTTGTGGTTGTCGCGGCCTCGATTAGAACGAATCAAACCATGGAGCATTCTGGAAGTGGTATCGCATTTTTCCAGGACGCTTGTAAGTTCGTTGCTGTTGCCAAACCCGAGTCCTTGGGAAATCGTAATCTGCGTTTCCAACTCAGCGACGGAGCCGAGAGCGTATCCACAGAAGCGAATCATCTCGGGTGTGGAATTTCGGCCATGCCCTTCGGCAATGTTCGAAGGAATCGACACAGCGGCTCGTCGCATCTGGCTGATAAGGCCAAACCTTTCATCGTTGGGGAACGATCGTGTAGCTCCATAGACATCGATGGCCAACTCGGTGCCGAGCTGCCAAACCTTCAGTTCGCGAAAACTTGCCATGGATTCCCCCCAGGCTTACCTTCCAACTCCCAACTTCCAACCTCCAACACCCAACTAATACGCCCGCGGGTGGACTTTGCCCATCACTCGGCTTGGCAGGCCTTGGATGCGGAGGAAGCCTTCGGCGTCGGTTTGGTCGTAGCTGCCGCCGCCTTCCATGCTGGCGACTTCGGCGTCGTACAGGCTGTTGGGGCTGGTGCGGCCATGGACCTCGATGTTGCCTTTGTACAGGCCCAGGGTGACTTCGCCGGTGACTGGTTTCTGGGCTTCCTTGATGAACGCCATGAGGGCATCCATCTTCGGCACGAACCAGAATCCGTAATACACCATCTCGGCCACTTCGGGGGCCATGCGGTCGCGAAGGTGAATCAGGTCGCGGTCGAGGGTCAGTTGTTCCATTTGCAGGTGGGCAGCGTACAGGGCGGTCATACCAGGGGCCTCGTACACGCCACGACTCTTCATGCCGACGAAGCGGTTTTCGATGATGTCGATCCGTCCGACGCCATTGCGGCCGGCGATGTCGTTCATCGTCTTTACTACTTCCAAGGCACTGAGCTTCTTGCCGTTGACCGAAACCGGTACGCCCGACTCGAAGCCGATGGTTACTTCTTCGGTGGTGTCGGGCGCATCTTGGGGAGAAACTCCCATGCCAAAGTCGACGATCGACACGCCGTTGACCGCGGGGTCTTCGAGCATGCCTGCTTCGTAGCTAATGTGCAGGCAGTTTTCGTCGCTACTGTAAGGCTTGGCCTTCGAAGCCTTGACGGGAATTCCCTTCGACTCGCAGTACTCGATCATCTCGGTACGGCCGGGGAACAGCTTGCGGAACTTCTCCATCCGCCAGGGGGCGATGATCTTGATATCGGGGTCCAGGGCCTCGGCTGCCAGCTGGAAGCGGCACTGATCGTTCCCCTTGCCGGTGGCTCCGTGGGCGTAGGCAACCGCACCGACTTCGCGGGCGACTTGCAGGATGGCCTTGGAGATCAGCGGGCGGGCGATCGAAGTACCCAGCAGGTAAATGCCTTCGTACTTGGCCTGCCATTGCATGACCGGGAACGCGTAGTCGCGGCAAAGTTCCTCTTGCACGTCGAGGATACGAGCCGAGGCGGCCCCGTTGTTGTTGGCCTTTTCGATCATCGCATCGCGATCTTCGCCCGGTTGGCCGAGGTCGACGTACACGCAGTGCACTTCGTACCCCTCGTCCTGCAACCAGCCCAAAATGACCGAAGTATCCAATCCACCCGAATACGCAAGCACGCAACTAGCCATAAGATTCGAATCCCAATAAACGACAGGAAGCCAGAAAAGCCGCAGCAAACGCGCGACAATCAGCCCTCGATTGTGGTTGTCTACTCCCTAATAAGCAAGCGGCGAGCCCCCCGGAAGTGGAGAAGAAACCGCAGGAATTCGGGGATTGCACGCCCCCCGCCGGGCAAAGCAACGCGAAGCCGCTCCCCCAGGCAGGCGACAGCCCGCCGACCTTGCCGATCCGATTCGGCTTTGGTAGGCTAACGAGCTTGAAACGGGCTGTAGCTCAGCTTGGCTAGAGCGCTGCGTTCGGGACGCAGAGGTCGGAGGTTCAAATCCTCTCAGCCCGATTCTCTCTAAGTCTTTTGCTGACAAGCCCTTCGAGGTTACCTGCTGGTGGTCGGCAGTGCAGCTTGCTCCTTTGCTGCTTCCAGCGTTTTTCTCACTCTCCACCAACTTTCATGATGGAGGTAGGTCGCTGGTTCCAGTTAGTCCTCAACGCCATAGTTCCGGAACCCGTGCAGGCCAACGAAAGTGGAACGTGCAGGCATCGTGGCATCCATAGACTACTCGCCTGAATCTAAGGTATCCACTGCTAAAGGGCTCACGCGGGCGTTACGAAACGCCACTGCGCCATGGTCGGTTTGCAGGAAAAGCGGCGCCTCGGCGATCTCGGGGAGAGGGTCTTGGGCGTTGCCGGTGGGGGAGGAAAGTTCAACGTCTTGCTGGACAATCACCCCGTTCAATTTCACCGAATCGAAGCGGGCGTTCTGGACCTTTTTACCGTCGGCAGAGAAGCGTGGAGCACGAAACACGATATCCAGCGATTGCCATTCTCCAGCAGGTTTGGCGGCATTGGCGCGAGGTGGGACCCCCTCGTCGATGTAGTTGAGACCTTTTCCATTCTTGCGGTATACCCAATGGGGATAGACTCCACCGCAGTGTTTGGCCGTAGGGTTCTCGATGTTATGGCTGTCGTAGAGTTGGATTTCGTAGCGAGATTGTAGTTTGACGCCGGAGTTCGAGCCTTTGCCCATCATAAACTCGACGTGAACCTCGCAGTCACCAAAGCTTTGCTTCGTGTAGAGATTGCCGCTTTCTTTTTTTGCGGCGGTTAGAACACCGCTGCCTGGTGTGGTGATGAGATACTTCCCGTCAGGTGCAATGCGAGCGTCGCCGCATTGCACCAGTGACTCATTCACTTCTTCAAAGCCGATTAGACCTTGCGAGCCGATGAGGATGACCTCGCTATCATCGGTGAGTGGCTTTGTGGTTGATGAAGTGCTGGGCTGACCTCGCTCTTCGCCTTGTGCCACGATGACAAGAGCAAGCGATAGGAGAAACGCAATCGTAGTCTTTAGTGGCATCATTGTAATGTTTGATTTCAGGCGAGGGTGTGCCTCTAACCGAACCTGTGAGTGGATATGAGAGAGCATCGGGAAGATGAAACAGATGGAATCGTCATGAAACGGATAATCAAGGAGGGCCTTGTTGAACAATTAGTCACAAACCTCCGTAAAAACTAACGTGGAATGGAACCACGTACCTTTTTTACGGAGATCGAACATGGCTACGAAAGAAAAACGAACCTACAAAGTCACGAACTGGAAGGAGTATAACAAGTCGCTCATCGAGCGTGGAAACATCACTATTTGGTTTAGCGACGAGGCGTTGGAGAACTGGGAACATCCTAACGACCAGACAAAAGTCGGTCGCCCTTTTGTCTTCAGCGATACGGCGATCGAGTGCTTGCTGACGATTCGCGAACTGCTGAAACTTCCCTATCGGCAGACTGAGGGATTCGGCCGCTCGCTGGTGGCGATGTTGGGCGTCGAGGCAGCGATTCCCAATTATTCTTCGCTCGCCAAGCGAGCCAGCAAGCTGAATGTTTCGCTCGATATCGCTAACAAGAGGGGCGACATCGATATCGTGGTGGATAGCACCGGCATGAAAGTGTTTGGCGAGGGCGAATGGAAGATGCGGACGCATGGCAAGTCGAAGCGGCGGACATGGCGGAAGCTGCATTTGTCGGTGAATCCTGACACCCGCGAGATTGTGGCGGAGATTTTGACCGAGAACAGTTGCCACGATGCCGATGCGGTTCCCGAAATGCTGGAGCAGGTGGAGCAGCCCGTAAAAAAGTTTCACGGCGACGGTAGTTACGACAAGTGGAAGGTTTATGAAGGGCTGGAATCCGAAGGCATTGAGCCGGTGATTCCGCCGCAGCACAACGCCAAGATCAAACAACATGGCAACTCTGCGGAGGAGCCTTTGCCCCGGGACGAGGCAATTCGTCAGATTCGACGCAAGGGGCGTAGGAGTTGGAAAGAGGAAGTGGGCTATCATCGTAGAAGCTTGGCGGAAACGACCATGTACCGAGTGAAACAAAGCTTTGGGAGCCATCTCAAAAACCGAGTATTCGAAAACCAACAAACGGAAGCCCGCTTGCGCTGTAAAATCATCAATCAATTCACCCAACTCGGGCTTCCACAGTTCGAGTGGAGTTAGTCAACAAGGCCATCAAGGAGTATGAATTGCACATCACTGCTCTACCACCGCTCAGTCTCGAACAAGCTAACAGAGCAATGAGTGCAGCTCTAAGACTCTGTGCGTCAACCTATCTCGCCCCGCAACAGTGGAGCAACGATCGCCGGCACCTTGTACGTCGCCAGCGATGCCCTGCGCAGAAGGCGAGCGAAGCCCCTAAGGCAATCGCTGCCCCCGATGGCTCTGGTACGCGCATCTCCTGCATCTGCTCCGCGAATGCGTATCCCAGAGCTTGCTGACCAGCCCCTGAAAAATGAAGATTATCGCTTTTGAGTTCAAAGTCGTCGGTGTTCACTAGCCCCGTGTAAGGGCTTTCGGCGGCCACGGCCGCTTGAGCAGAGCTAACTCGATCGAGGTAGGTGCTGTTGAGGGCCGTCTGATTGCTCGACAACTGACCAATCACAAACGGCAGATCGCTGCCGTAGGTGGCACGGATATCGGCAATAAATCCTCTTAGATTGTCCTCAAACACGAGGCTCCGCTCGGCATGGGTGTCGGCTTCGCCTTGCATCCAAATCATCCCCTCAAGACATAACTCAAGAGTGCCGGTGGTGCCGAAGTCGCCCCGAGGCGAAGGCGAGTTGCCGTTCAGGTTTTCGTCGGACTGAATGGTCTCCATGCCATGCTCTACGACGTACTGGAAGATTTTATAGACATCCCCGTCGCCCGAAGTGGTTGTATCGCCGCCCGCTTTCCACTGGCTAAAAAGGTTGGTATCCCCTTGAGCGTATTTAATGATGGCGACTTTCTCCCCACGGGCTGCGTGGTAGTCGGCCATTGCTCGCCCAAAGGTGATCTCCGGTCCGAATTGGTTGGTTCTCGAGTTGCCAGGCTGGAGGAAGTCGTACATCAACGTTATCTGGCTGGGACTCGAATGGCTATTTGAAGTTCCCTTTCCCCAGTAAAAGGGAATGTCCGACTGCGAACCGTTTAGCTCTGCTGGCAAGTCATTGTTTGGTGCACGCCC containing:
- a CDS encoding four helix bundle protein, which encodes MASFRELKVWQLGTELAIDVYGATRSFPNDERFGLISQMRRAAVSIPSNIAEGHGRNSTPEMIRFCGYALGSVAELETQITISQGLGFGNSNELTSVLEKCDTTSRMLHGLIRSNRGRDNHNSGSANE
- a CDS encoding ABC transporter permease, whose protein sequence is MYLTQNPVLQYELLSNLRLFRAFVLLFAYVALLGGVVYLAWPQSAVLDFAQPEEAKRLVNLFFFGQYIIASLMTPSFAAGAITGEKERQSYEMLLASPLKPSAIVLGKLLASLCHLAILMLCSLPIVMLCLPLGGVSPYEVFSAYMAMISSVVLSGTICLWASSFFSRTSASLLVSYLMILPLALVGVLIWNSLGTLGSARLMFGIVFAPAICLLLSSVFWFATQRRLMYPADFGSGGKDVVDLDNEARESVGLYIKRDEFPDRLFAPPKRTTLLEDGMNPIYDKEMRSEIFSQGTLMLRLVIQISMFLALPIMAVCLYIFPRYAPWYICYVLLFNVLVGPVFSAGSVCNERERETLDLLLVTLITPWQMLWGKLLSGLRVSSVLTCFLMWPVLLACLMPVGYWENLGTMAGYFLIFALSCITTALTALFCSTVFSKTSQSLMASYIVLITLFIAPLAARYFSDTFFAGTEGAQVVRLTSAASPFAAAFALPLEFEQDMLDAQEVAAVWADLDLFYAYVGATVLYNLALLVLIVWMFQARWRIAD
- a CDS encoding IS5 family transposase, which codes for MATKEKRTYKVTNWKEYNKSLIERGNITIWFSDEALENWEHPNDQTKVGRPFVFSDTAIECLLTIRELLKLPYRQTEGFGRSLVAMLGVEAAIPNYSSLAKRASKLNVSLDIANKRGDIDIVVDSTGMKVFGEGEWKMRTHGKSKRRTWRKLHLSVNPDTREIVAEILTENSCHDADAVPEMLEQVEQPVKKFHGDGSYDKWKVYEGLESEGIEPVIPPQHNAKIKQHGNSAEEPLPRDEAIRQIRRKGRRSWKEEVGYHRRSLAETTMYRVKQSFGSHLKNRVFENQQTEARLRCKIINQFTQLGLPQFEWS
- a CDS encoding 3-keto-disaccharide hydrolase → MFNKALLDYPFHDDSICFIFPMLSHIHSQVRLEAHPRLKSNITMMPLKTTIAFLLSLALVIVAQGEERGQPSTSSTTKPLTDDSEVILIGSQGLIGFEEVNESLVQCGDARIAPDGKYLITTPGSGVLTAAKKESGNLYTKQSFGDCEVHVEFMMGKGSNSGVKLQSRYEIQLYDSHNIENPTAKHCGGVYPHWVYRKNGKGLNYIDEGVPPRANAAKPAGEWQSLDIVFRAPRFSADGKKVQNARFDSVKLNGVIVQQDVELSSPTGNAQDPLPEIAEAPLFLQTDHGAVAFRNARVSPLAVDTLDSGE
- a CDS encoding sialate O-acetylesterase, which encodes MSSLLNQLMNAHQVLQRAAAAFALSWKGKRLALQMAAPARRSMAVLLMAIALLPSTLHAEKIHVYLVGGQSNADGRAPNNDLPAELNGSQSDIPFYWGKGTSNSHSSPSQITLMYDFLQPGNSRTNQFGPEITFGRAMADYHAARGEKVAIIKYAQGDTNLFSQWKAGGDTTTSGDGDVYKIFQYVVEHGMETIQSDENLNGNSPSPRGDFGTTGTLELCLEGMIWMQGEADTHAERSLVFEDNLRGFIADIRATYGSDLPFVIGQLSSNQTALNSTYLDRVSSAQAAVAAESPYTGLVNTDDFELKSDNLHFSGAGQQALGYAFAEQMQEMRVPEPSGAAIALGASLAFCAGHRWRRTRCRRSLLHCCGAR
- a CDS encoding argininosuccinate synthase; translation: MASCVLAYSGGLDTSVILGWLQDEGYEVHCVYVDLGQPGEDRDAMIEKANNNGAASARILDVQEELCRDYAFPVMQWQAKYEGIYLLGTSIARPLISKAILQVAREVGAVAYAHGATGKGNDQCRFQLAAEALDPDIKIIAPWRMEKFRKLFPGRTEMIEYCESKGIPVKASKAKPYSSDENCLHISYEAGMLEDPAVNGVSIVDFGMGVSPQDAPDTTEEVTIGFESGVPVSVNGKKLSALEVVKTMNDIAGRNGVGRIDIIENRFVGMKSRGVYEAPGMTALYAAHLQMEQLTLDRDLIHLRDRMAPEVAEMVYYGFWFVPKMDALMAFIKEAQKPVTGEVTLGLYKGNIEVHGRTSPNSLYDAEVASMEGGGSYDQTDAEGFLRIQGLPSRVMGKVHPRAY